A genomic stretch from Barnesiella intestinihominis YIT 11860 includes:
- a CDS encoding ABC transporter ATP-binding protein yields MIELCDFSIGYAEKRLLDKVDASFKRGQLTALIGRNGTGKSTLLRAIAGLNHNYCGKILLDGHCIANMRTPEKARQLAFVTTERTRIANLRCEDVVAIGRAPYTNWIGRMQPQDREIVMRSLSSVGMEAYAGRTMDKMSDGECQRIMIARALAQETPVILLDEPTSFLDMPNRYELCSLLARLAHAEGKCILFSTHELDIALSLSDRIALIDTPVLHCLPTSEMIRSGHIERLFNNAAVQFDPVSGIVKSMPRD; encoded by the coding sequence ATGATAGAACTGTGCGATTTTTCCATAGGCTACGCAGAGAAGAGGCTTCTCGATAAGGTCGATGCCTCTTTCAAAAGAGGACAGCTGACTGCCCTTATTGGCAGGAACGGCACGGGGAAATCTACACTTCTCCGTGCCATAGCCGGACTGAATCATAATTATTGCGGTAAAATCCTGCTCGACGGACATTGTATCGCAAACATGAGAACTCCGGAGAAGGCAAGGCAACTGGCATTTGTCACGACCGAGCGCACACGCATCGCCAACCTGCGGTGCGAGGATGTCGTGGCTATCGGCCGCGCCCCTTACACCAACTGGATCGGCCGCATGCAGCCTCAAGATAGGGAAATCGTCATGCGGTCGCTCTCTTCGGTCGGAATGGAGGCGTATGCCGGCCGCACGATGGATAAGATGTCGGACGGTGAATGCCAGCGCATTATGATAGCCCGTGCTCTGGCTCAGGAAACGCCCGTCATCCTGTTGGACGAGCCGACCTCGTTTCTTGACATGCCCAACCGTTACGAATTGTGTTCCCTGCTCGCACGGTTAGCGCATGCTGAGGGCAAATGCATTCTGTTCTCCACTCACGAACTGGATATAGCCCTCTCGCTGAGTGACAGAATAGCCCTTATCGATACGCCCGTCCTTCACTGTCTGCCGACCTCCGAAATGATCCGCAGCGGGCATATCGAGCGGCTGTTCAACAATGCCGCCGTACAATTCGACCCCGTGAGCGGGATCGTGAAATCCATGCCAAGAGACTGA